In the Lujinxingia vulgaris genome, one interval contains:
- a CDS encoding biotin/lipoyl-binding protein, which produces MNKRVLFRTLVILGTIALIAGLAFSRINASPQPDAGGSGDEAPSAPRVTVEPVRATNLYDTLTLMGSVQAADEIIIQPEVSGRVVSLPIEDGQRVERGQVLLRLRDDALRAERLVAERQAALLEAE; this is translated from the coding sequence GTGAACAAGCGAGTCCTCTTTCGTACCCTCGTCATTCTGGGCACCATCGCCCTGATCGCCGGCCTGGCCTTCTCCCGCATCAACGCCTCGCCACAACCCGACGCCGGCGGCTCCGGCGACGAGGCCCCCTCCGCCCCCCGCGTCACCGTCGAGCCGGTCCGCGCCACCAACCTCTACGACACCCTCACCCTGATGGGCTCGGTGCAGGCCGCCGATGAAATCATCATCCAGCCCGAGGTCAGCGGCCGCGTGGTGAGCCTGCCCATCGAAGACGGCCAGCGCGTGGAGCGTGGCCAGGTACTCCTGCGCCTTCGCGACGACGCCCTGCGCGCCGAGCGCCTGGTCGCCGAGCGTCAGGCAGCCCTCCTCGAAGCCGAATAA
- a CDS encoding polysaccharide pyruvyl transferase family protein, which produces MKVIISNTVALNGGDAAILQAIVDALSDELGKDTRFTVFDSQPETARRYYPDFDFQKLLYLKVARSPSGLGPIVRPLQMRRFETAAKLWGRGQKSAAKLLLSRAEVEALQTYAEADLIISTGGTYLVENYDIEPRLFDYRIALALGRPLVFYTQSLGPFREPQNQQRVRDIFNQASLVLLRDARSKHHLLEIGVSPDNLHVCADAVFALDVGPKPATPAREGADTISDTTDNTRRPKVAVSVRHWSHFENLSTDEGMKRYCDAIAAGVTHLVEHHQADVTFISTCQGIPEYWTHDSKTAHAIVDTLPDAVRKHVNVDDAFHPPQDLVKTLAAFDAVIATRMHMAILALIAGTAVLPVSYEFKTTELFERMGAGQWVEDINTIDADAFVQKIDALLADLPGVKALLAKGVAEQREIALEGARKVKKLVAS; this is translated from the coding sequence TTGAAAGTCATCATCTCCAACACCGTCGCCCTCAACGGCGGCGACGCCGCCATCTTGCAGGCCATCGTCGACGCGCTTTCCGACGAGCTCGGCAAAGACACCCGCTTCACCGTCTTTGACAGCCAGCCCGAGACTGCCCGGCGCTACTACCCCGACTTCGACTTTCAAAAACTCCTCTACCTGAAGGTCGCTCGCTCTCCGAGCGGACTCGGCCCCATCGTCCGCCCCTTGCAGATGCGACGCTTCGAGACCGCTGCAAAGCTCTGGGGCAGGGGACAAAAGAGCGCTGCAAAGCTCCTCTTAAGCCGCGCCGAAGTCGAAGCCCTGCAAACCTACGCCGAGGCCGACCTCATCATCAGCACCGGCGGCACCTACCTCGTCGAAAACTACGACATCGAGCCTCGCCTCTTCGACTACCGGATCGCACTGGCGCTGGGCCGCCCGCTCGTCTTCTACACCCAGTCGCTGGGCCCCTTCCGCGAGCCCCAAAACCAGCAGCGCGTCCGCGATATTTTCAACCAGGCAAGCCTCGTCCTCCTGCGTGATGCCCGCTCAAAACATCATCTCCTCGAGATCGGCGTCTCGCCAGACAACCTGCATGTCTGCGCCGACGCCGTCTTCGCCCTCGACGTCGGCCCAAAACCGGCAACGCCTGCCCGCGAAGGCGCCGACACGATCTCAGACACCACCGACAACACGCGCCGGCCTAAGGTTGCGGTCTCCGTGCGCCACTGGAGCCACTTTGAAAACCTCTCCACCGACGAGGGCATGAAGCGCTACTGTGACGCCATCGCCGCCGGCGTCACCCATCTGGTCGAACACCACCAGGCAGACGTCACCTTTATCTCCACCTGCCAGGGCATCCCCGAATACTGGACCCACGACAGCAAGACCGCCCACGCCATCGTCGACACCCTCCCCGACGCCGTACGCAAGCACGTCAACGTCGATGACGCCTTCCACCCCCCTCAAGACCTCGTCAAAACACTCGCGGCTTTCGACGCCGTCATCGCCACCCGCATGCATATGGCGATCCTCGCGCTGATCGCAGGCACCGCCGTCCTGCCCGTCTCCTACGAGTTCAAAACCACTGAACTCTTTGAGCGCATGGGCGCGGGCCAGTGGGTCGAAGACATCAACACCATCGACGCCGACGCCTTCGTCCAGAAGATCGACGCTCTGCTCGCTGACCTCCCGGGCGTCAAAGCCCTCCTGGCAAAAGGCGTCGCCGAGCAACGCGAGATCGCCCTGGAGGGCGCCCGCAAAGTCAAAAAGCTCGTCGCCTCCTGA